From the Winogradskyella forsetii genome, the window CAGACCGTTGTGATTAATACAGAATTAATAGAACGAGAATCCACCAAATAGAAATTTATCATTGTCGTTTTAAAATCTTTTGTATCTTTACGGCATAGAAGTGATTTAAATTTTCAAAAAAGTTTAAATCACTTCTTAAAATCAAAACTTATATTTTCACTTCTCACATAAGTTTTGATAAGCTAAGCTTGTCAGAATAGTATTAATATTAACATACTATTTCATGAAAAAGCGTATTCTCGGATTCTGGGAAATTTGGAACATGAGTTTCGGGTTTTTGGGAATCCAATTCGGTTTTGCATTACAAGGTGGCTTTATGTCACGAATTTTTCAAACGCTTGGTGCAGATAAGCACGATATTCCACTATTGTGGATTGCAGCGCCTTTAACAGGTTTACTTGTTCAACCTATAATAGGTTACATGAGTGACAGAACATGGCATCCGCGTTTTGGACGACGACGTCCTTATTTTCTTATTGGAGCTATTTTGAGTTCTATCGCCTTATTTTTTGTGCCTTATTCGCCAACCTTATGGATAGCAGCGGGATTTCTTTGGATTCTCGATGCATCTATAAATGTGTCCATGGAGCCATTTAGGGCGTTGGTTGCAGATAAACTGGACGAGTCGCAAAGAACCTACGGTTTCGTGATGCAAACATTGATTATAGGAATCGGAACTTGGGTAGCAAGTAACTTACCTTGGTTAGTTTCAGAAATGGGAGTTAGTGATTCTGCAGATTTAGGTGTTGTGCCAAATTCAGTGAAAATAGCATTCGCTATCGGAGCATTTGTGTTCTTAATCAGTATTCTTTACACGGTTTTTACAACCACAGAATATCCACCTGAGGATATGGAAGAATTCGAAAAGGAAAAAGCACAAAAAAACAGGTTTGTTTCAGATATTCTAAACAACATTGGGAACATGCCCTCTACGATGAAGAAGCTGGGCGTTATTCAATTTTTTAGTTGGTTCGCCTTTTTTACCATGTGGAGTATGGCAAATCCTGCTTTGACTGAACATGTGTATCAGATGCCAGCACCAATTGAAATGGATTATGACATGACGAATGTTTTGGACAAAGAGGCTTTTGATGTCAAAAATACTGCCTTTCAGAAAGCATCGAATTCGGTAGGTTCAGCCATGGGAGTTTACGGATTATCATCAATGGCATTTGCATTGTTGTTTGTGTTTTATACTTCAAAACGAAACATAAATAGAAAATACGTTCACATGTTATCCTTATTTACAGGAGGAGCCGGATTTCTGTTGATGATGGTCGTCTCTCCAGAGCAACTCAAATATTGTTTCATATTAATTGGTATTGCTTGGGGAAGTATCCTATCAATGCCTTATGCCATGTTGTCTAGCTCAGTTGACCCTAAAAAAATGGGAATGTTTATGGGTATATTCAATATGTTTATTGTCATACCTCAAATAATTGCTGCGCTTGGAGGTATCAACTTCATTTCAGGTCTTATAGGAGATGAAGCCATTAATGCCATGACCATTGCAGGTGTAAGTTTAATAATCGCTGGCTTAAGTAATTTTTTAATCACCGATAAATCAGCAATCTCGTATCAACCTACAGAATAAAATTTTAAAATGAACAAAAAAGGATTCATATTCGATCTAGACGGTGTCATCGTAGATACCGCAAAATATCATTTCTTAGCGTGGAAAGAACTCGCTAAAAGTTTAGATATTGAGTTTACAGAAGAAGAAAACGAACAGCTAAAGGGTGTCAGCCGCGTACGTTCTCTGGAAAAAATATTAGCTTGGGGGAATAAAACCATTTCTCAGGAATTGTTCAATGATCTCATGGGCAAAAAGAATGAAGAGTATTTAAGTTATATCTCAGAAATGGATGAAAATGAAATACTTCCAGATGTGCCAAGAGTTTTAAACCTTTTAAAGGTAAAACAACAACCGATTTCTTTGGGTTCGGCAAGTAAAAATGCCAGAACAATTTTAGAACGCGTAAATTTAAAGTCAAGTTTTGATGCTATCGTGGATGGCAATGATGTCAGCAAGGCAAAACCAGACCCTGAAGTATTTCTGATAGCCGCGAAGCAAATCAACATTAAACCAGAAGATTGTATTGTGTTCGAAGATTCTGTCGCGGGAGTCACTGCGGCAAATACAGCGAATATGATTTCAATAGGCATCGGAAGCAAGGCCATTTTAGGACATGCGAACTATGTTTTCAATGACTTTACTGAAATCTCAGATGATTTTATTGCATCTTTAATAGAAAATTAATCAAAACGTAAAACGTCTCAGATAGAGGCTTTTAAATAAAATTATAATGAACCTAGATTATATCATCCCAAACAACTGGTCTATCATAGAAGAAGGATTCAACCCAGATCAGGTTAAGGCATCAGAAAGTATATTTAGCTTAGGTAATGGAGCTATGGGACAACGTGCCAATTTTGAAGAACACTATTCCGGACCCACTTTTCAAGGTAGTTATATTGCAGGTGTTTACTATCCAGATAAAACCAGAGTTGGTTGGTGGAAAAACGGTTACCCCGAATACTTTGCGAAAGTGCTGAATGCACCAAATTGGATTGGTATCAATGTCATCATTAATAATGAGCAACTCGATTTATTTGCATGTAACGAAGTGAAAAACTTTAGAAGGGAATTAAACATGCAAGAAGGTTGGCTATCGCGTAGTTTCGTAGCAACACTTCAGAATGGCATAGAAGTCGAAGTGAAAACCACTAGATTTCTTAGTTTAAATTTGGATGAAGTTGGCGCTATTGATTTTAATATTTCACCTATTAATTCAGATGCAGAAATCATATTTGAACCATACTTAGATTCTGGTATAACCAATGAAGATACGAATTGGGATGATAAGTTTTGGGACACTCTAAATGTGAGCCACGAGAATAATCAAGCGTTTATTCAGGCTAAAACCATGAAAACAGATTTTTACACCTGTACATTCATGGAATCAAAAGTGTTTATTGATGATAAATCTGTAGTAACGGAGCCAAATTTCTCTGCAGATTCAAATTTGGCATCTTTCAGTTATACATATAAGGTGAAACAAAATGAAACTTATTCCATTCATAAATTCGGTGGCTACACGGTAGATCGTGATCATAATAAAAATGAATTGGTTGCTGCAGCAAAATCGACATTGGGCAAAGCTACAACAGCAGGTTTTTCAAAATTACTCGAAGACCAAAAGCAAGCTTGGGCTCAAATTTGGGACATGGCAGACATTACCATTGAAGGCGATGTAAAAGCACAACAAGGGATCCGTTTTAATATTTTTCAACTTAATCAAACATATTTAGGAACAGATGCGACCTTAAATATTGGACCAAAAGGATTTACCGGAGAAAAATATGGAGGAAGTACCTATTGGGATACGGAAGCCTATTGTATTCCTTTTTATATGGCAACTAAAGATCAAGAAGTGGCGAGAAATCTTCTAACCTATCGCTATAACCATTTGGAAAAAGCTATTGAAAATGCCGAAAAATTAGGGTTTTCAAATGGCGCAGCATTATATCCAATGGTAACCATGAATGGTGAAGAATGCCATAACGAATGGGAAATCACTTTTGAGGAAATCCATAGGAATGGCGCCATAGCCTTCGCCATTTATAACTATTTCAGATATACAGGCGATTTTAGCTATATTCCAGAAATGGGCCTTGAGGTTCTGATCGCTATTTCCCGTTTTTGGCATCAAAGAGCGAATTTTTCCACTCAAAAAAATAAATATGTTATCCTTGGCGTCACAGGACCAAACGAGTATGAAAACAATGTTAACAATAACTGGTACACCAACTACATCGCTAAATGGTGCATTGATTATACTCTGGAAACGATTGAGAAAGTAAAGGAAGGTTATAATGAGGAGTATAAAAGGATCTCTGGTAAAACAAAAATTACACATGAAGAATTAGACCTTTGGAAAAAAGTAGCGGATCATATGTATTTTCCGCATTCCGAAGAACATGATGTTTATTTACAACAAGATGGCTTTTTAGATAAAGAATTGATTACAGTTGCGGATTTAGATAAAGCGCAGCGACCAATAAATCAAAAATGGTCTTGGGACAGAATTTTACGTTCGCCTTACATAAAACAAGCTGATATCCTTCAAGGATTTTACTTTTTTGAAGATCATTTTTCAACTGAGGAATTAGAACGTCATTTTGAATTTTACGAACCATTTACAGTTCATGAAAGCTCATTGTCACCTTGTGTACATAGTATTCAAGCAGCGAAGTTAGACCGAATGGATCAAGCTTATACCTTTTATTTGAGAACATCAAGATTGGATTTAGACGATTATAATCATGAGGTTCATGAAGGGTTACACATTACCTCCATGGCAGGAACATGGATGAGCATTGTTGAAGGCTTTGGAGGAATGCGTGTAAAAAATGACACCTTGTCTTTTGAACCAAAAATCCCTCAGCAATGGGAAGGCTATTCATTTAAAGTGAACTTTAGACACCAGATTATAAAAGTGAGTGTTAGCCAAGATGAAACACGGTTTGAATTGGAAGGCGATAAAGATTTGGAGATTTTTGTTAATGGTAAAGAAACAACTATAAATCCTAATAAATTTTTAACAGTTTAAGTGATCAAAGTTCTATTGAATTCGCAGAACTTAACAGGTCTATAATGATGAAAATAATTAATTAACTTGAAAATGAATCAGATTATATCCTGTACTTAGTGACGCATTAATTTCAGATCTATCTTGTAGAATATTATCTTAATAAATATAAAAAATCATGAAAGCACTAAAACATATCATAATAGTTGTCTTGTTATTTAATGTGATGTGCAATGTAGTCACTTCACAAGAAACCGTTACTGAAATAAAAAACGATATTCAAAAAATAGAACCACCAAACTGGTGGACGGGTTTCAAAAATCAGAAACTACAATTATTGGTGAAACATCCAAATATAGGTACCGCTAAACCAAACATCAACTATTCAGGCGTTAGCATAGAAAAATTTCATGGAGCAGATAGTCCTAATTATCTGTTTATAGATTTAAAAATTTCAGAGACTGCAAAAGCAGGAAAATTCAATATTAGATTTCAGCTTGAAGATGACTCTGAGTTAATTCAAAGCTACGAGTTAAAATCAAGAAAAATACCAGCTGAGGATTATGTTGGGTTTGATAGTTCAGATGCCATTTATTTAATTACACCAGACCGTTTTGCGAATGCCAATCCTAAAAACGATGAAGTAGATGGATTACTGCAACAAGGTATTGACAGAACAGATGGTTATGCCAGGCATGGAGGAGATATACAGGGTATTACCGAACATTTGGATTACATAGCAGATTTAGGATTCACCGCAGTTTGGCCATGTCCTGTGTTAATTAACGATATGCCTTCAGGTTCTTATCATGGATATGCAATGACGGATTTTTATAAAGTAGATCCACGATTTGGAACTTTAAATGAGTATCGAAAATTGGCAGATGAACTAAGAGTACGAGATATGAAACTCATCATGGACCAAGTAGCAAATCATTGTGGTTTAGAACATTGGTGGATGAAAGATTTGCCGTTTAAGGATTGGGTAAATTATCAAGATCATTATCTAAAACATATAGATAATTGGAATCGGGAAACCACAAAAATGTCCAATCACAGGCGAACAACCAATCAAGACCCTTACGCTTCCCATAAGGACTACCAAGAAATGGCAGATGGTTGGTTCGTTCCAGGTATGCCAGATCTCAACCAACGTAATCCATTTATGGCAAACTACATCATTCAAAATAGTATTTGGTGGATTGAAACGTTAGGTTTAGGAGGTATCAGACAAGATACTTATCCCTATCCAGACAAAGAATTTATGAGCAATTGGGCAGGAGCGATAATGACTGAATATCCCAACTTTTCGATTGTAGGAGAAGAGTGGAGTTACAATCCATTGTTAATTGGCTATTGGCAAGAAGGACATAAAAATAAAGATGGTTATGATTCCAACTTAAAATCGAGTATGGATTTCGCCATGCAAAAAAACATTGTTGACGCGCTTAACGATGAAGAATCTTGGGACAAAGGACTCGTAAAAATATACGAAGGTTTAGCCAATGATTTTGCCTATACCTCGCCAAAAGATATACTGGCATTTTTAGACAATCACGATAAAAGCCGTGTTTACACAGAACTCAAAGGAGATATTGTCAATACCAAAATGGCACTGGGTTATTTGTTGATGATGCCAAGAATTCCACAGATTTATTACGGCACCGAAATCTTAATGGATGACTTTGATAATCCAGGAGACCATGGACTAATTAGAACCGATTTCCCAGGTGGCTGGAAAGATGATTCGGTTAATGCATTTACAGGAAAAGGTCTTTCGGATGACAAGAAAGACATGAAAATCTATTTGAAGAAAGTTTTGAATTATAGAAAATCAAGTGATGCCATCCAGAATGGAAAAACTATACATTTTGCCCCTCAAAATGGAATATATATGTTAGCACGAATCACAGATAATGAAACGGTTGTAAACATCATTAATAAAAACGATAATCCGCAAGAGTTGGATTTATCACGATTTGAAGAATTAGGACTCAATGGAAAAACTTTGAAAAATATTATTTCTGAAGAGGATGTTATATGGAATAAGAGTTTAAAATTAGACACTAAGGGCAGCGTAATATTGACCACTAAATTTTAATAAGACTTGGCAGGTTTCCAAAACCTAGCAGGTCTAAAAGTTAAACATGAAACAAATAGCTCTATTAATAGTATTTATACTTTCGTTAGTTTCATTAACGGCACAGAATTCTGATCGGGTTTTTAAAAGTGCCGTTAAACAAGGACTTGATTTAAAAATCGAAGTCAATGATGGCTACTATATCATAAAACCGTATTCTTCAAACATTATTGAAACCACTTTTGTGCCTAAAGGCGAGTATTTAAAATCACAATCCCATGCCGTAGTTGCGAAACCTTATGGCTCTTATTTTGAAATGACAGACAATGGCGATGAGGTCATCTTAAAAACAAAAGGTTTGAATGTTACTATTGCAAAAAGCCCATTTCAAATTTCATACCATTATAAGGAGGACCTTATAATTTCAGAAAAAGAAGGTTACGCTAAAAATGACAGTCTAGAAACCATACAATTCAACCTTACTAAAGATGAAACACTATATGGCGGAGGCGCAAGAGCATTGAGCATGAATCGTCGAGGAAATCGTCTGCAACTCTACAATCGTGCACATTATGGTTATGAAACCCAAAGTGAATTGATGAATTACACCATGCCAATCGTAGTATCATCAAAACAATATATGCTACATTTTGACAATGCACCTATTGGTTTTTTAGACTTGGACAGCAAAGAAGATAACACGTTGACATATGAAACGATTTCTGGTAGAAAAACCTATCAAGTAATCGTTGGAGACTCTTGGATGGATATGATTGATAATTACACAGATTTAACAGGAAAGCAACCTATGCTTCCGCGTTGGGCTTTGGGTAATTTTTCGAGCCGTTTTGGTTATCATTCGCAGGAAGAAGTTGAAATGACCATTGAAAAATTTAAAGACGACAAAATTCCTGTCGATGCGATTATTCTCGATTTATATTGGTTCGGCAAAGAATTAAAAGGTACGATGGGAAATTTAGAAGTCTTTCGAGATTCATTTCCAGATTTTGAAGGCATGGTAAAACGCCTCAATGAAAAAGGAGTCAAAACCATTACTATTACAGAGCCTTTTATTCTAACCAATTCTAAAAAATGGGATGAAGCCGTAGAAGAAGATGTTTTAGCAAAAGATTCCATTGGTAATCCTGCGAAATATGATTTTTATTTTGGCAATACCGGACTCATAGATATTTACAATCCTGATGGCGAAAAATGGTTTTGGAACATCTACAAAGGTTTAGCCAATAAAGGTGTCGCGGGAATTTGGGGCGATTTAGGCGAACCGGAAGTACATCCAGAATGGGTGCAACATAAAACAGGAAGTGCCAACGAAGTCCATAATATTTACGGTCACGATTGGGCAAGATTAATATATGAAGGTTACGAGCGCGATTTCCCAAACACAAGACCATTCATTCTAATGCGCGCAGGTTATTCTGGTTCGCAACGTTATGGCATGGTGCCTTGGTCAGGAGACGTCAACAGAACTTGGGGAGGCTTACAGTCCCAACCCGAAATTGCGCTACAAATGGGAATGCAAGGTTTGGCCTATATGCATAGCGATTTAGGTGGTTTCGCAGGCGATAATTTAGATGACGAACTCTATGTGCGCTGGTTACAATATGGTGTATTCAATCCAATTTTTAGACCACATGCACAAGAAGATGTACCAAGCGAACCCATTTTTAGAAGTGAAAAAGCAAAAGCATTGGCTAAAGAAGCGATTGAATTACGTTACAAGCTATTACCCTATAATTACAATTTAGTGTATGAAAACAGCCAATTAGGAAAACCATTAATGCGACCTTTGTTTTTTGAAGAGCCAAATAATGAAGACTTATTTGACTATTCCAAGACCTATTTGTGGGGCAATGATATTTTGGTATCACCAGTTTTAGAATCGGAAATCAAAGAACAAGAAGTTTACTTCCCAAAGGATAATATTTGGTTCGATTTTTATACAGATGAAAAGATAAACGGAGGACAAACCAAAACAGTAGAATTAAAAGAAAATTCAATACCAACATACATAAGAGCTGGAGCTTTTATTCCAAATACAAAAGTATTTCAAACTACGGAGGATTATGAAGATACCGTTTGTAAAATAGATTACTATCACGATGCATCTGTACTATCAAGTAGCCGACAAATTTATTCGGATGATGGTAAATCAGCAAATGCGCTGGCGGACGAAAATTTTGAAATTTTGAATTTCGAAATGAATTCGAGAGGCAATGTTTTAGAATTTGAAGTATCCGATGACATAGGAAAGAATTTTAATCCAAAATCACGTACCTTCTATCTAACCATTCATGGTTTGGAAAAGAAACCAAAACGAATTACGGTAGGAAAACACTCGGCATTCGATTGGTCAGAAGCTTCAAAAACTGCAACAATTCCTATTGAAAAGAAATCTGGGGAAAGCGCAATGATTACAGTTAAACTTAAAAGATGATTTAAATGAAAACCATTAAAAATAGCTTTATACTATTAGTTCTATTAAGTTTTTTAGGATGTAAGAACGAAACTCAAAAAACGGTCACCGAAGATGGTCCAAGTGACAATGAAATAAAAGAAAATATGAAGAAAAAAGAAGTGGTCTATCAAGTTTTTACACGCTTGTTCGGAAATACAAACACGACCAATAAACCGTGGGGAACACTCGAAGAAAATGGCGTCGGAAAATTTAATGATTTTACAGAAAAAGCCTTACAAGAAATTAAAGACTTGGGCGTAACCCACATTTGGTACACTGGAGTTCCGCATCATGATGTCATAACGGATTATACTGAATTCGGTATTTCAAACGACGATCCGGATATTGTAAAAGGTCGCGCTGGATCACCTTATGCGGTAAAGGATTATTACAACGTAAATCCAGATTTAGCTGTAAATGTTGAAAACAGACTGGAAGAATTCGAAGCTTTAATTGAGCGTTCTCACAATGCAGGATTAAAAGTCATAATAGATATCGTTCCCAATCATGTAGCCAGAAATTATCAAAGCCTCACTAATCCCGAAGGCACATCTGATTTTGGGGCCGAAGATGATAAAACAAAAACATACGATGTAAACAACAACTTCTATTACAATCCAGGCGAAGCCTTTAAAGTGCCAGAATGGAAAAACGGTTACCAACCTTTAGGTGGCGAAAACCATCCAATGGCAGATAGTAAGTTTGAAGAAATACCAGCAAAGTGGACAGGTAATGGTTCAAGAGCATCGCAACCCGACATCAATGATTGGTACGAAACCGTAAAAGTAAATTACGGCATAAGTCCTGATGGGAGAAAAGATTTTGATGAATTGCCTAACGGATTTGAGAACGAAGATTACAAAAGTCATTTCGAGTTTTGGAAGGGTAAGACCGTGCCGAGTTCATGGATAAAATTCAAGGACATCGCTTTATATTGGACAGCAAAAGGAGTCGATGGCTTCCGCTATGATATGGCAGAAATGGTACCTGTTGAGTTTTGGAGTTATATGAATTCCCATATAAAAATGAAAAATCCGTATGCATTTTTATTGGCTGAGGTTTATAATCCTAGTTTATACCGAGATTACATCCGAAGGGGAAAAATGGATTATTTATACGATAAAGTTCAGTTATATGATACCTTAAAACATGTGATGCAAGGTCATGGAAGTACAGATAACATTCCGCCAATTTTAGATGATTTAAGCGATATTGAACATCATATGCTACACTTTTTAGAAAATCATGATGAACAGCGAATTGCCAGTCCAGAATTTGCAGGAAGCGCAGAAAAAGGAAAACCGGCAATGGTCGTTTCGGCGACATCATCGACTGCACCAACAATGATTTATTTTGGTCAGGAATTTGGAGAGCCAGGCGCAGAAGATTTAGGCTTTGGCGACCCGACCAGAACGTCGATTTTCGATTATGGTTCCGTGCCAAGTTATGTGCGTTGGGTAAACGATAAAAAGTTTGATGGCGGCCAATCCACTAAAGAAGAAGACGAGCTTCGTGATTTCTATAAACGACTGTTGAATTTTACAATTAACAGTTCGGCATTAATGGGCGACTATCAAGATATTCAACATTACAATCATCAAAATACAGAATGGTATAATGATAAAGTTTTGTCGTTTGTGCGTTGGAGCGATGATGAAAAACTAATCATCATTTCAAATTTTAATGCAGATAATGCCTATGGTTTTGAGTTGCAATTACCAGAAGATTTAGTTCAGAAATTTGAACTTCAAAATGGAGAATACGCAGTAAAAGATCAATTGTATAATAAATATACGTCGACCTTAAATGTTGAAAACGGAAAAGCGCGAGTGAGAATTGATATTCAACCTTTGGAATCTTTTATTCTAAATATTGAAGAATAAAGCTGAATTGTTCAAGACCTTGCTGGTTTCTAAAACCATGCAGGTCTAAAATGATTAAAGCATTAAATAGCTCTTATGAAAAACCTGATAATCTTAGTTTTTGCTGTGTCAAGCATTCTTGCATGCACAAATGATAAGGGCGTATCTACAAACGCTAATGAAACAATGGAACCAAAACCTGACCCTTTTCAACCAGAAACTTATGTGAAACTTTCACATCCAGAATGGAGTAAAAACGCTTCGATTTATCAAATAAATACACGTCAGTTTTCAGAAGAAGGGACATTTAAAGCAGCACAAACACAACTACCACGTCTCAAAGAATTAGGTGTAGATATTATTTGGTTAATGCCAATCCATGCCATTGGCAAAAAAAACAGAAAAGGTAGTTTAGGAAGTCCGTATTCTGTAAAGGATTATTACAGTGTCAATCCAGAATTTGGAACACTTCAAGATTTAAAAGACTTTGTAAATGCAGCCCATGACCAAGACATGTATGTGATTTTAGATTGGGTGGCCAATCACACAGCGTGGGACAATGTTTTGGTCGAGGAGCATCCAGATTGGTATGATAGGGATTACAAAGGCGATTTTCGTCCGACACCATGGTGGGATTGGTCCGATATTATCGATTTGGATTACCGCAAACCTGAAGTTAGACAATATATGACTGAAGCGCTTAAGTATTGGGTCGAAGAAGCCAATATTGATGGTTATCGCTGCGATGTTGCAGGCATGGTGCCAGTGGAATTTTGGAATAACGTGCGGAAGGAATTAGATGCTATAAAACCTGTTTTTATGCTAGCCGAATGGGAATCTAGAGACCTTCACGCCAAAGCCTTTGATATGACTTATGCTTGGAGCTGGAACGAAGCGGTTCATAAAATATGCCTAGGTCAAGCAGATGTAAATGCGTTATATATTTATTATTCATGGAATGAGAGCGCATTTCCAGATAATAGTATGCGCATGACTTTTGTAAGCAATCATGATAAAAACGCATGGGAAGGCACCATGTACGAACAATTTGGCGAAGGTTTGGAAGCAGCAATTGTATTGTCCGTTGTTGGAGAAGGAATGCCATTAATTTATAATGGGCAAGAAGCGGGTAATTCCGAACGACTTGAGTTTTTTGAAAAAGACCCGATCCAATGGAAAGATCATGTTATTGGAGATTTGTACAAAAAATTATTCGCGCTAATGAAATCGAATACCGCTTTGTGGCACGCCAAATGGGGAGCGACAATAGTTAAGATACCCAATAATAACGAAAGTGACGTGTTAAGTTTTGTGCGCCAAAACGAAAATGATAAGGTATTTGCCGTGTTTAATTTTTCAAATAATTCTAAATCCGTCGAATTTAAAGAGGAACTTTATCATGGAACTTACAAGGAGTTTAATGCTAAAGAAACTGTAATGTTAAACACAAATACCGTTTTGGAATTAGCACCTTGGAGCTATAAAGTTTATATAAAATGAGTTCAATAAAAAAGACAATCATAAGATGAAAAAATCTCTTGTATTAATAGTGTTAACACTAATCATGATAAGTTGTAAGTCAAATAAAGAAGAAGCTAAAGAAGTCGATTCAGTAAAGTCCGAAACAATCGAAACACCATTCGTTTGGGAAGGTGCCAATCTCT encodes:
- a CDS encoding MFS transporter, whose protein sequence is MKKRILGFWEIWNMSFGFLGIQFGFALQGGFMSRIFQTLGADKHDIPLLWIAAPLTGLLVQPIIGYMSDRTWHPRFGRRRPYFLIGAILSSIALFFVPYSPTLWIAAGFLWILDASINVSMEPFRALVADKLDESQRTYGFVMQTLIIGIGTWVASNLPWLVSEMGVSDSADLGVVPNSVKIAFAIGAFVFLISILYTVFTTTEYPPEDMEEFEKEKAQKNRFVSDILNNIGNMPSTMKKLGVIQFFSWFAFFTMWSMANPALTEHVYQMPAPIEMDYDMTNVLDKEAFDVKNTAFQKASNSVGSAMGVYGLSSMAFALLFVFYTSKRNINRKYVHMLSLFTGGAGFLLMMVVSPEQLKYCFILIGIAWGSILSMPYAMLSSSVDPKKMGMFMGIFNMFIVIPQIIAALGGINFISGLIGDEAINAMTIAGVSLIIAGLSNFLITDKSAISYQPTE
- the pgmB gene encoding beta-phosphoglucomutase produces the protein MNKKGFIFDLDGVIVDTAKYHFLAWKELAKSLDIEFTEEENEQLKGVSRVRSLEKILAWGNKTISQELFNDLMGKKNEEYLSYISEMDENEILPDVPRVLNLLKVKQQPISLGSASKNARTILERVNLKSSFDAIVDGNDVSKAKPDPEVFLIAAKQINIKPEDCIVFEDSVAGVTAANTANMISIGIGSKAILGHANYVFNDFTEISDDFIASLIEN
- a CDS encoding glycoside hydrolase family 65 protein, with amino-acid sequence MNLDYIIPNNWSIIEEGFNPDQVKASESIFSLGNGAMGQRANFEEHYSGPTFQGSYIAGVYYPDKTRVGWWKNGYPEYFAKVLNAPNWIGINVIINNEQLDLFACNEVKNFRRELNMQEGWLSRSFVATLQNGIEVEVKTTRFLSLNLDEVGAIDFNISPINSDAEIIFEPYLDSGITNEDTNWDDKFWDTLNVSHENNQAFIQAKTMKTDFYTCTFMESKVFIDDKSVVTEPNFSADSNLASFSYTYKVKQNETYSIHKFGGYTVDRDHNKNELVAAAKSTLGKATTAGFSKLLEDQKQAWAQIWDMADITIEGDVKAQQGIRFNIFQLNQTYLGTDATLNIGPKGFTGEKYGGSTYWDTEAYCIPFYMATKDQEVARNLLTYRYNHLEKAIENAEKLGFSNGAALYPMVTMNGEECHNEWEITFEEIHRNGAIAFAIYNYFRYTGDFSYIPEMGLEVLIAISRFWHQRANFSTQKNKYVILGVTGPNEYENNVNNNWYTNYIAKWCIDYTLETIEKVKEGYNEEYKRISGKTKITHEELDLWKKVADHMYFPHSEEHDVYLQQDGFLDKELITVADLDKAQRPINQKWSWDRILRSPYIKQADILQGFYFFEDHFSTEELERHFEFYEPFTVHESSLSPCVHSIQAAKLDRMDQAYTFYLRTSRLDLDDYNHEVHEGLHITSMAGTWMSIVEGFGGMRVKNDTLSFEPKIPQQWEGYSFKVNFRHQIIKVSVSQDETRFELEGDKDLEIFVNGKETTINPNKFLTV
- a CDS encoding glycoside hydrolase family 13 protein, whose product is MKALKHIIIVVLLFNVMCNVVTSQETVTEIKNDIQKIEPPNWWTGFKNQKLQLLVKHPNIGTAKPNINYSGVSIEKFHGADSPNYLFIDLKISETAKAGKFNIRFQLEDDSELIQSYELKSRKIPAEDYVGFDSSDAIYLITPDRFANANPKNDEVDGLLQQGIDRTDGYARHGGDIQGITEHLDYIADLGFTAVWPCPVLINDMPSGSYHGYAMTDFYKVDPRFGTLNEYRKLADELRVRDMKLIMDQVANHCGLEHWWMKDLPFKDWVNYQDHYLKHIDNWNRETTKMSNHRRTTNQDPYASHKDYQEMADGWFVPGMPDLNQRNPFMANYIIQNSIWWIETLGLGGIRQDTYPYPDKEFMSNWAGAIMTEYPNFSIVGEEWSYNPLLIGYWQEGHKNKDGYDSNLKSSMDFAMQKNIVDALNDEESWDKGLVKIYEGLANDFAYTSPKDILAFLDNHDKSRVYTELKGDIVNTKMALGYLLMMPRIPQIYYGTEILMDDFDNPGDHGLIRTDFPGGWKDDSVNAFTGKGLSDDKKDMKIYLKKVLNYRKSSDAIQNGKTIHFAPQNGIYMLARITDNETVVNIINKNDNPQELDLSRFEELGLNGKTLKNIISEEDVIWNKSLKLDTKGSVILTTKF
- a CDS encoding glycoside hydrolase family 31 protein encodes the protein MKQIALLIVFILSLVSLTAQNSDRVFKSAVKQGLDLKIEVNDGYYIIKPYSSNIIETTFVPKGEYLKSQSHAVVAKPYGSYFEMTDNGDEVILKTKGLNVTIAKSPFQISYHYKEDLIISEKEGYAKNDSLETIQFNLTKDETLYGGGARALSMNRRGNRLQLYNRAHYGYETQSELMNYTMPIVVSSKQYMLHFDNAPIGFLDLDSKEDNTLTYETISGRKTYQVIVGDSWMDMIDNYTDLTGKQPMLPRWALGNFSSRFGYHSQEEVEMTIEKFKDDKIPVDAIILDLYWFGKELKGTMGNLEVFRDSFPDFEGMVKRLNEKGVKTITITEPFILTNSKKWDEAVEEDVLAKDSIGNPAKYDFYFGNTGLIDIYNPDGEKWFWNIYKGLANKGVAGIWGDLGEPEVHPEWVQHKTGSANEVHNIYGHDWARLIYEGYERDFPNTRPFILMRAGYSGSQRYGMVPWSGDVNRTWGGLQSQPEIALQMGMQGLAYMHSDLGGFAGDNLDDELYVRWLQYGVFNPIFRPHAQEDVPSEPIFRSEKAKALAKEAIELRYKLLPYNYNLVYENSQLGKPLMRPLFFEEPNNEDLFDYSKTYLWGNDILVSPVLESEIKEQEVYFPKDNIWFDFYTDEKINGGQTKTVELKENSIPTYIRAGAFIPNTKVFQTTEDYEDTVCKIDYYHDASVLSSSRQIYSDDGKSANALADENFEILNFEMNSRGNVLEFEVSDDIGKNFNPKSRTFYLTIHGLEKKPKRITVGKHSAFDWSEASKTATIPIEKKSGESAMITVKLKR